The sequence below is a genomic window from Bacteroidales bacterium MB20-C3-3.
TTTATTTTCTTGTTCAATTTCTGTCAATGGCACATCCATGAGAGGCGTGTGTCTTATTTGTCCAGTTGGAAGATATTGCAAAATCTGACCATATTGAACTGAACCATTCATTCGATTAAGTTTAGTCGTAAGTAATTGTATGTAATCTAATTGAGGTGCAAAATTCACTAAACTCAAAAGTTCTTGTCCAATTTTTGTGAAAACTAAAACTTGTAATTGTTGTTCTGCCTTATTTTCGAGTTTGTTTTGTATAACACAAATATTACCAATAATAAAAACTATTTGTCTAGATGAATTCTCAGTTTTTCCGATTTTGAATTGTAAATCATTAGCTGTAATAAAACCCAATTCTTCTAATAATAATCTTTCATTAAATTTCAACTTATATTTTTCCTCAAGGATTTTTTCATCTTTAAAGTTAAGGATAAAGGAAACTCCACTTGACTTAATGCTTAATGAGGCAAATTTCATAAAAACTTGAGCCTCTTCTTTTGATAAGTTTCTCAGAATTTCTAAAGTTCTTAATGAATAAGACCTTGGCTTTTTAATCTCTCCTGCTAGTATTCTGCCCCATAAAACTTGCATTTCTTCATTTGAAATGTCTTCAGCATAATTAAAAAACCTTGTTGTCCAATCTTCATCAACAGGTTCTTCAGATACCGTTGTTTCTGATTCTAAGTTTTCAACAGCTTTTTGAGTTATGCTCTCAATATTTTTTTGTCGCTTTTGTTCTTTGAAATCAATTCTTTGCTGTGTTCTTTCTTCGATAGACAACTCTTTCTGTATTGAATTACTATCTAAAGACATTAAACTTAATTTTTCATCGTTAAATCCAATCTCTTTTAAATCCTGCTGATTGTCACGAATTGCTTGAGAAATAACTTTTATCTCATATGCTTTTGCATCAGCAGTTTTGCGAATTAGATAGGGTTTGCCAACAGCCCCAATCCCTTGAGAAATCACTTCTATTAATTTTTTCAAGGGTTCGCTAAGTCCGGTTAAATCTTTTATATCCATGATGTTTCTGGTTTTTTATAATGAACGCCAACGTTTGTAGTTATGGGCAGTGCGGGATTTCAAGGCAGTCCGTGTCGTTACAAACAAACTATGCATAGAGCGGAAACGCTGAATACCATACTGACACCCGCATTGGCTATAGCTGTTGTTAGCGGCAGTATTTAATTCTTTTCAAATTTGATGTCATATGAACCAAATGAATTTATCGTTTTCATCAAATCTTCATAGATGATATTTTGAACATTATTTTTTCCAGAAGCATACTCCCAGTCATAAAAGTTTGTTTCAGATGTACCAGCAATAATACTTGAATTGAGCCTCCATTTTATTTTAATTATGACTGTCCCAGAGTCATTTACTGATGAAATTACAATAAAATCATAATTGAATTTACTTGTGTTTTTTGGGCCAGTTGTCATAGTGAGAAAGTTATTATCACTTTTGTCTATTGAGTATCCATTTTGAGCAAGATGCTTTCCCCATTTTGTAAAACAGTCACTGTCCGGGAGTTTTGTCTCGATTAAAATTGTATTTGCTTTTTTAAATGGCTCACTTATTGTCTGTCCAAAAGAATAAACTGACATAAGAATTAAAATAACTGCTAATAAGAATTTTGTCTTCATAATTTTGTCTTTAAAGTGATTGATATTTCATTTTATAATTTCTGTCTGGCTCAAATCGTTCTCATTATAAGAAAAATCGTCTGCGTAGCCTGCGACTCAATATTGCCGCTAACGGTCGGCGGTATGAAACGTTGGGGATTTCGGAGCTGCGAACCTATCAACCGATAAGAACCTTGCCAGCGAGCGATGCACTTGGCATACCACTTAAACCCCAATGTTTTATGACCGCGTGTTAGGCAACGTTAATTTTTTCTTTTTTCTTGTCTAAAACTGTAAATATTATCATTAGTATAGTAGCAATTAATGCCATTATAGAACCAAAATAAAATGGCGCATTTGAATTAACCTTATCATACAATAATCCTGCAATTAAACTCGCAGGTAATAAAGTAATTCCAAGTACAGCATGATAAATTCCAAATCCCGTCCCTATTAAGTCTTTACTAACAATATCAGAAATCATTGCTTTCTGGCTACCATCAGTCAATGCACTGTAAAATCCATACAGCATAAACAAGAAAATAAAAACATTTATACTATTAAACCTACCGAAAAAATAATAAACAATTGCATATACTATAAAACCCAGAATAATCAATTTTTCACGACCAATTCTATCCGATAATTTTCCAATCGGTATGGCCAGCAAAACAGATACTGTATTAAATATCATATATACAAAAGGAATGTATGATTTATCTATACCTGTTTCGCTTGTTTTTACAAGCAATAATGCATCTGCTGAATTACCAAGAGTAAACACGAAAATTATAATAAGAAAGAAATAAAACTTTTTGGGTAAAAGTTTTAATGAAATCTTATTGGTGGTTTCATTTTTTTCTGCCTTTGCTTCTTTTATGAAAATAATAATCGTTAATACACCAAGAATTGCTGGAATGGTTGCTAATAAAAATATGTAAGAATAATTTAATGGAAAAATAGATAACAATAAGAAAGCAATCAAAGGACCAACAATAGCCCCACTATTATCCATTGCTTTCTGAAACCCAAAAGTTTTACCAGCTTCATTTTTTTTAATAGAGCCACTTATAAGGCTATCTCGTGGTGCCGCTCTTAAACCTTTTCCTATGCGTTCAAAAAACCGAAAAAATAAAATCTGAATTGGTATTCTTGCTAATGCATATAAAGGTGTTATAATGGCTGTAATACCATATCCGATAATCATGAATGGCTTGTTTTTACCAATCTTATCACTCCAGTACCCCGAAATTGCTTTTAATAATGATGCCGTACTTTCTGCAATCCCTTCAATTAAGGAGATAGTTGTTTTTGATGCTCCTATCGACAATAGGAATAGTGGCATCACACTATATACCATTTTGGTAGATGTGTCTGTGAAAAAACTTGTTAATCCGGTGAAAAAAGCATTTTTCTCTAATCCAAATATTTTTTTCTTTTCATTCATTTTATTAGTCATTCCGCAGTGTCTTTTTTAATGTTGCCTAACGTTGGCAATATGGCCAGTGGCGGTTTGCGGGCTACGTCCTTATCCACCGTTACAAACCTTGATACGGGACAGAAAGCTTCAAACTCCCACAGCCCCCGCCATTGGCTATATTGCGTGTTGTAGCCAGTTTTTATTTTTTTAATCATCTATTTATCTGTCCATTCTGGTGTTTTGCAATTACCCCCAATTATTTTCCAGTTATTAGTCTCCTTGTCATAAACAAATCGGAAATCAGGTATATATCCATTTGTTCCACCACATGCAATGGAATAATTTGCTTCTCGAAAATGTAATCCATTTTTAAAGAAAATTCCTTTTTTTACTTTTAATGCCAAATAGCCGAAGTTTATATCAATAGTATCATTTGAAATCTGTTTATGAGTAACTCTATATAACTTTAATGACTTGCCGTGCTTATAGGCGTAATCAAATAATTCATCTGCTGAAAGAAATTTATAAACACTATTATGGTCAAAGTTATTTTTAATCCTATCAATCTGCTCGTTTGGCTCAATGAATTTCCATCCACTCGATAATTGCAAATCAATCCGGCTGTTTAAGGCTTTTAAATAAATACTATCCAATGTCTGTTTGTCAATCTGCTCTTGATTGTTCGGTATTGTTTCAAGCAGCGAACTAATCTGTTTGAAATATTTTTTCTTGGGATAAATTAAAACTACTCCATTCCCGTTTCCATAAAGATATTTTTGCTCCTCACTTTTTAAAACTTCAATTTTATCTATCCAATTGGGATTTATGGAATTTGGAATTGAGTCTAAAAAATATTCAGTTTTGTCCATTTTAATCACAAACTTGGGTAACGAATCAAGAGGCTCGTTATTTATTCGAACATTTATATCATTTTTATCCTGTCCGTAAGCTAAAAGTGAAAGCGAAAAAATCAATATTGAAAATATGTATCTCATTTGCTGTTCGGTTTTCTAAAATTGGCTACAACGGACGGGGGTATGGGGCGGCCACTGTCTATATCTGTCTCAAATAAAAGTGGCTGCACTATACCTTGTGTTATGAGTTAGTTAATAAATCTTTGTATTCGCTTTTCGTCATTATTTCGGTAGCTTTCAAGTAGTCAATCTTATTAATTCGGATGCTTATGTTTTCTATCGGAGCAAATCCAGAATAGACATTTAATACAGAAGAGGCCGGATTATCTGACATCAGTACTGAATAGATCTGATAATCCTCCAAAAGCTGCTGTATATCTTCTGCGATGAATTTATCTTCAATCTCAACTAGCGTAATCAAATCACTTTCAGTCATATTATTTATTAATTACTCATAACTTGTTTATAGATCCATGTTTATTGAATATATCATTCGAAAAAATAGAGATATGTACACGTTTATGGAATAATGCATTTCTCTAAAACAAAATTAATTAATTGACAAAATTCTTTTAGGATAAAATATGACATCTATAAGAATGTCATGAAGTTAACTATTCTTTTTTAATTCCCAAACCTCTTCACCCCCACCATCTCCAATTCCATCTCTTCAATCAACAAAGCCAGCTCTTCTTCGTTACCAAAATCCCCCAGCTCCTTAACCTTCAGAAATGTCATATTCTTCATCGGATCCCTCTGCTCCTCAACCGGAATAATCGGAATATACTCTTTCCGGTGCTGCCTAATCAACAGGTCCGCAATATACACATGGTTGATTCTGTCCTCCTCAGTGGCACTCTTCTCCAGGATGTCAGAGACTGTTATATCAAGATCCTTTATTTGAGACAACTTCTCCTTCCACATGTGGTTTATTTAACCGATGGGTCACCTCGGAAAATTCAGTTACCAAAACAGAGAATTCTTTAAAAAATATAGATATCTTTGTAGTGTCTTGAGACATATTGGCCAATCTCGTTCAGAATATCAGGTAAAAAAATATGAAAATTGTATTTCTAGATTCTTCAACTTTAGGTGAGGGAGTGGATTATTCTATAATTGAAAGAGTGGGGGAGTTAACTCTCTATCCTCACACATCAACCTCAGAGATTCCGTCAAGAGTCTCTGCTGCAGAGGTTGTTATTGTGAACAAAGTTAAAATGTTCAGGGAGCAGATTGATGCTGCTCCTAAGCTAAAGCTTATATGTGTGGCAGCTACCGGTACAAATAATGTGGATAGTGAATATGCTGCTTCAAAGGGTATTTTAGTTAAAAATGTTGTTGGATATTCAACTGAAAGTGTTGTTCAGATTACATTCGGAGCAATACTTGCCCTGGTAAATCATACTATCTATTTTGATAATCAGGTAAAGAGCGGAGAGTACTCAAAGAGCCTCCATTTTACTGATACAGGAAGGTCTTTTTCTGAAATCTCCGGGAAAAATTTTGGAATAATTGGAATGGGTAATATTGGAAAACGGGTAGCTGAAATAGCAACAGCCTTTGGTGCAAATGTTATGTATTACTCAACTGCGGGAAAGTCTCACTGTAAAAAATATCCAGCTGTATCTCTGGAAGAGCTGCTGACAAAATGTGATATTGTATCCATTCATGCTCCGCTAAACGAGAAAACAAGTAACCTTATTTCAATGAAGGAGATTAAGCTTATGAAGCCTGATGCTATTCTTGTAAATATGGGCAGAGGGGGTATTGTAAACGAGGCAGACCTGGCCAAGGCTATTGATTATGGCCTGCTTGGAGGTGCTGCATCTGATGTTTATGAGCAGGAGCCTATTCCTGTTAATCACCCATATCTTAAGGTCTTGAAAAGGGAGAGACTAATTCTAACTCCCCATATAGGGTGGTCTGGTGAAAGTGCAAAAAAAAGGCTGCTTGAGGGAATTGCAGCCAATATTGAGTCATATCTTCAGAGCCGGTCACTTTAGGGGTGAGTCCGGCTCTTTTTTCATAAATGAGTACTCCAGTCTGTCAACCAATCTTGGGAAAAATTTATTAAGATTAACTGTCAATCTTCCTATAAATGTGAGGATTACCTGAGACTTTCTCTTTTTTATCCCTTTGACAAGATGCTGAGCACACTCTTCTGCCGACATCATTTTGCCTTCATCTCTCGGTGTTGATCCCTGTTGAGTCCCGTCTGCCACCAGAGCCTTTTCTCTGATTGATGAGGCTGTGAAGCCGGGGGCAAATATCATTACATGGAGATTCTCTTTCAAATGTTCAATTCTTAGTGTGTCAAGAAATCCGTATACAGCAAATTTTGAAGCTGAGTATCCTGTTCTCGCCGGGAGACCTTTAAAGCCTGCAATAGAGATAACTCCAACTACAGAGCCCCTGGTTTCAAGAATCCATGGGAGTGCATATTTTGTGCAATAGACAGTTCCCCAGAAATTCACATCCATAAGATTTTTGATTACGGAGAGATCAAGATCTTTGAACATTGCTCTCATTGATATTCCTGCGTTATTAATCAGAATATCTATTCTTCCGTATTTAGTGATGGTCTGTTCAATGAGATTTTGACACTCCTCCTCAACAGTAACATCTGTCTTAATACAAATAATTTCATTTTGAGAGAGTTCTTCCTTGAGCTTATTTAGTTTTTCAATATTTCTGGCTGCAACAGCCAGCTTTGAACCTTCGGCGGCAAAAGCCTTTGCCGCCGCCAGTCCAATACCGGAACTTGCACCTGTTATTACAACAACCTTGTCTTTTAGAGATTGTTTCATTTTTCAGACTACAGCTTCTGTAGATTTGTCCTGCATCTCTTCTGCTTTATATGCACCTTTTTTAAGGTTCTCTCCAATCTGTCCAAAGGCATTTAAAGTGTACTCAACATCCTCAAGTGAGTGCATAGCGGTAGGGATGATTCTGAACATAATAACTCCCTTAGGCACTACAGGATATACAACTACTGAACAGAAGATTTTGTGGTTTTCCCTTAAGTCGATAAGTATATTTGTTGCTTCGGCAACATTTCCCTGAAGAAATACAGGTGTAACGCAAGCCTCTGCTTTTCCAATATCAAACCCTCTCTCTCTTAGCCCTTTTTGTAGAGCTCTTGTAATTGTCCAGAGTTTCTCTCTCAATTCAGGCATTGAGCGAATCATATCCAGTCTCTTGAGGTTTCCCTCTACAAGTGGCATAGGTAATGATTTTGCGTAAATCTGAGAACGGAGGTTATATCTTAGATAATTGATAATCTGTTTGTCCCCTGCAACAAAACCTCCGATTGATGCCATTGATTTTGCAAAGGCTCCAAAATAGAGATCAATTTCATCTATAACTCCATAGTATTCAGAGGTTCCTCTTCCGTTATCCCCCATTACTCCAAATCCATGAGCATCATCAATAAGAATCCGGAAATTGTACTTTTTCTTGAGTTCAACTATCTTGTCAAGAATACCCAGGTCTCCGGTCATCCCGTAAACTCCCTCTGTGATTAGAAGGATTCCTCCACCTGTCTCCTCTGTAAGTTTGGTGGCTCTTGCAAGTGCCTTTTCACACTTTTCAATATCGTTGTGAGGGTATACAATTCTCTGACCCATGTGAAGTCTGACGCCATCCATAATACAGGCATGAGCCTCTGAGTCGTAAACAATAATATCGTGTCTGTTGACCAGTGCATCAATTGTGGATACCATTCCCTGATAGCCAAAGTTGAAGAGGTAAGCGTCCTCTTTTAATTCAAATTCGGCAAGTTCTCTTTCAAGTTGCTCATGAAGTGCTGTCTGTCCTGACATCATTCTGGCGCCCATTGGGTAACCCAGGCCCCACTTAGCAGCAGCATCTGCATCGGCTTTGCGAACTTCAGGATGGTTTGCCAGGCCAAGGTAGTTATTGAATGTCCAGGCAAGAACCTCTTTTCCGTTGAAAGTCATCTTTGGTTGTATCTGACCCTCAAGCTTTGGGAACATAAAATATCCGTGAGCTTTTTTTCTGTATTGGCCGAGTGGTCCTCCCTCGTCGTTTTTTATTCTGTCAAAAATGTCCATTATAAAAATGTTTAGGTATATCTTAGTCTTCTTCCAATTCTTAGAATTGTTGTTCTCTTAATTCCGTTAAGCGAGCAAAGTTTGCTGATTGATACTCCGGTTCTCATAGCAATCCTTCCTAATGTATCACCTTTCCGAATTGTCCAGTATCTGATTTTCTCAATCTCTTTTTTGTATTCAAAATGCTTGGCATTGAGGAGAAGGATGTTATTGTGAATAGTATATTTGCTAAAATCTACAAGGTGGTTTGGATTAATTGGATTGCCAAGGTACCTGGTCTCAAAATGGAGGTGGTTTCCGGTAGATCTTCCTGTGCTTCCACCAAGTCCTATCGTATGGCCGGACTTAACAGTATCTCCCGGGTTAACCAGGATTTTGCTGAGGTGGGCGTAAAGAGTTTCCAATCCGTTGAAGTGTCTCAACAGAACATAATAACCATAATCTCTTGCTCTTTTTGTAATTCTTACAACTCCGTCAAACGCTGCCGCAACGCTGTCTCCCTTGTCAACTTTAAGGTCAATTCCGTAGTGAAACCGCCATTTTCTGAATCCAAAATCAGATGTTATATGCCTGGATCCCGGATGTGAAAATCCACTCAGATCAATTCTGATGGTGTCTTTCATATCCTTGAGGTCTACCTGATAGGGATTTACCTTTGTGTCACTCCATATATCATACTCCTCCGGTGCATCATCAAATTCAACCATTCTGATGAAGTCCAGAATTTCAGGAATCTGTTTTGGGAGTTCCGGTTTAAATAGCGGATGGTCATACAGAGAGATAACTTCAGGAAATTTAATCCGGAATGACGGAACATCAATGGGTACCGAGGAGAGAACCCTTCTTTCAGAAGATGCTCTTGAAATATTTGGTAAAAGAATAGTGGCAAATATTAATGCAGTTGCCACTATCTTGCTAGGCGTCAATTTTAGCGTATTTTGCATGAGTCTCAATAAATTCTCTGCGTGGCGGAACTTCGTCTCCCATTAACATGGAAAAGATTCTGTCTGCCTCTGCTGCGTTGT
It includes:
- a CDS encoding DUF2806 domain-containing protein, with protein sequence MDIKDLTGLSEPLKKLIEVISQGIGAVGKPYLIRKTADAKAYEIKVISQAIRDNQQDLKEIGFNDEKLSLMSLDSNSIQKELSIEERTQQRIDFKEQKRQKNIESITQKAVENLESETTVSEEPVDEDWTTRFFNYAEDISNEEMQVLWGRILAGEIKKPRSYSLRTLEILRNLSKEEAQVFMKFASLSIKSSGVSFILNFKDEKILEEKYKLKFNERLLLEELGFITANDLQFKIGKTENSSRQIVFIIGNICVIQNKLENKAEQQLQVLVFTKIGQELLSLVNFAPQLDYIQLLTTKLNRMNGSVQYGQILQYLPTGQIRHTPLMDVPLTEIEQENKKRENEEKK
- a CDS encoding MFS transporter; translation: MTNKMNEKKKIFGLEKNAFFTGLTSFFTDTSTKMVYSVMPLFLLSIGASKTTISLIEGIAESTASLLKAISGYWSDKIGKNKPFMIIGYGITAIITPLYALARIPIQILFFRFFERIGKGLRAAPRDSLISGSIKKNEAGKTFGFQKAMDNSGAIVGPLIAFLLLSIFPLNYSYIFLLATIPAILGVLTIIIFIKEAKAEKNETTNKISLKLLPKKFYFFLIIIFVFTLGNSADALLLVKTSETGIDKSYIPFVYMIFNTVSVLLAIPIGKLSDRIGREKLIILGFIVYAIVYYFFGRFNSINVFIFLFMLYGFYSALTDGSQKAMISDIVSKDLIGTGFGIYHAVLGITLLPASLIAGLLYDKVNSNAPFYFGSIMALIATILMIIFTVLDKKKEKINVA
- a CDS encoding D-2-hydroxyacid dehydrogenase, translating into MKIVFLDSSTLGEGVDYSIIERVGELTLYPHTSTSEIPSRVSAAEVVIVNKVKMFREQIDAAPKLKLICVAATGTNNVDSEYAASKGILVKNVVGYSTESVVQITFGAILALVNHTIYFDNQVKSGEYSKSLHFTDTGRSFSEISGKNFGIIGMGNIGKRVAEIATAFGANVMYYSTAGKSHCKKYPAVSLEELLTKCDIVSIHAPLNEKTSNLISMKEIKLMKPDAILVNMGRGGIVNEADLAKAIDYGLLGGAASDVYEQEPIPVNHPYLKVLKRERLILTPHIGWSGESAKKRLLEGIAANIESYLQSRSL
- a CDS encoding SDR family oxidoreductase encodes the protein MKQSLKDKVVVITGASSGIGLAAAKAFAAEGSKLAVAARNIEKLNKLKEELSQNEIICIKTDVTVEEECQNLIEQTITKYGRIDILINNAGISMRAMFKDLDLSVIKNLMDVNFWGTVYCTKYALPWILETRGSVVGVISIAGFKGLPARTGYSASKFAVYGFLDTLRIEHLKENLHVMIFAPGFTASSIREKALVADGTQQGSTPRDEGKMMSAEECAQHLVKGIKKRKSQVILTFIGRLTVNLNKFFPRLVDRLEYSFMKKEPDSPLK
- a CDS encoding pyridoxal phosphate-dependent aminotransferase family protein, which produces MDIFDRIKNDEGGPLGQYRKKAHGYFMFPKLEGQIQPKMTFNGKEVLAWTFNNYLGLANHPEVRKADADAAAKWGLGYPMGARMMSGQTALHEQLERELAEFELKEDAYLFNFGYQGMVSTIDALVNRHDIIVYDSEAHACIMDGVRLHMGQRIVYPHNDIEKCEKALARATKLTEETGGGILLITEGVYGMTGDLGILDKIVELKKKYNFRILIDDAHGFGVMGDNGRGTSEYYGVIDEIDLYFGAFAKSMASIGGFVAGDKQIINYLRYNLRSQIYAKSLPMPLVEGNLKRLDMIRSMPELREKLWTITRALQKGLRERGFDIGKAEACVTPVFLQGNVAEATNILIDLRENHKIFCSVVVYPVVPKGVIMFRIIPTAMHSLEDVEYTLNAFGQIGENLKKGAYKAEEMQDKSTEAVV
- a CDS encoding peptidoglycan DD-metalloendopeptidase family protein; this encodes MTPSKIVATALIFATILLPNISRASSERRVLSSVPIDVPSFRIKFPEVISLYDHPLFKPELPKQIPEILDFIRMVEFDDAPEEYDIWSDTKVNPYQVDLKDMKDTIRIDLSGFSHPGSRHITSDFGFRKWRFHYGIDLKVDKGDSVAAAFDGVVRITKRARDYGYYVLLRHFNGLETLYAHLSKILVNPGDTVKSGHTIGLGGSTGRSTGNHLHFETRYLGNPINPNHLVDFSKYTIHNNILLLNAKHFEYKKEIEKIRYWTIRKGDTLGRIAMRTGVSISKLCSLNGIKRTTILRIGRRLRYT